The Mesorhizobium loti genome includes a region encoding these proteins:
- a CDS encoding SDR family oxidoreductase translates to MTQTTEHTVIIGGSSGIGLATARKLLGPGMKVTIIGRNEEKLKSAWKGLGGAAEKAAFDASKPDEVRQFFEHLGPFDHLVLAASGGKGLGPFPTLDLSDIGSGVDEKVRPQLSCLQAALPTLNKAGSVTFISAVSAQLATPGVAGIAAINGMLLTVVPILALELKPLRVNVVAPGVIDTPWWDFLAEEQKQAIFTDYAGKTPVGRVGRAEDVASAIAFLVSNGFMTGQVLTCDGGLRFAA, encoded by the coding sequence ATGACCCAGACAACCGAACACACTGTCATCATCGGCGGCTCATCAGGCATCGGCCTGGCGACAGCGCGAAAACTGCTTGGTCCGGGCATGAAGGTGACCATCATCGGGCGCAACGAGGAGAAACTGAAGAGCGCATGGAAGGGTCTTGGCGGCGCTGCCGAGAAGGCGGCGTTTGACGCCTCGAAGCCGGATGAGGTCCGTCAATTCTTCGAGCACCTCGGTCCTTTCGACCATCTGGTGCTGGCGGCCAGCGGCGGCAAGGGCCTTGGCCCCTTCCCGACACTTGACCTGAGCGACATCGGCAGCGGCGTCGACGAGAAAGTCCGCCCGCAGCTGTCCTGCCTGCAGGCAGCCTTGCCGACGCTGAACAAGGCCGGATCGGTCACCTTCATCTCGGCGGTCTCGGCGCAGCTCGCAACGCCCGGCGTCGCCGGCATCGCCGCCATCAACGGCATGCTGTTGACCGTGGTGCCGATCCTGGCCCTGGAGCTGAAACCGCTGCGCGTCAATGTCGTGGCGCCCGGCGTCATCGACACGCCCTGGTGGGATTTTCTGGCCGAGGAACAGAAGCAGGCGATCTTTACCGACTATGCCGGCAAGACCCCGGTTGGTCGCGTCGGTCGCGCCGAAGACGTCGCCTCGGCAATCGCCTTTCTCGTCTCCAACGGCTTCATGACCGGTCAGGTGCTGACCTGCGACGGCGGCCTGCGATTTGCGGCGTAG
- a CDS encoding glycosyltransferase family 4 protein gives MKIAHVAPLYESVPPRLYGGTERIVSYLTEALVDLGHEVTLFASGDSQTSAKLVAGRECALRLDPRPLKSEIAAHLSMLAQVRERASEFDVIHFHLSHFLHFSFFEDIAERTVTTPHGRLDYVDLAPAYERFPRFPLISISHSQKAGLAKANWLAAIHHGLPTGIYEPTFETKAEEPYLAFLGRFSRDKRPDRAIEIALRSGLKLKLAAKIGDDDRAYFHEVVEPMIDGDRIVYVGEIEEDQKAEFLGKAAGLLFPIDWPEPFGLVAIEAMACGTPVIAWNCGALPEIIDHGVTGFIAESVDGAVATVPDLLQLDRRKVRAVFEKRFSARRMAGDYLAAYARLIGVPSEAKAS, from the coding sequence ATGAAAATCGCCCATGTCGCGCCGCTTTATGAATCGGTGCCGCCCAGACTCTATGGCGGCACGGAACGCATCGTCTCGTACCTGACCGAAGCGCTGGTCGATCTGGGCCATGAGGTGACGCTGTTTGCCAGCGGCGACAGCCAGACCTCGGCAAAGCTGGTGGCTGGCCGGGAATGCGCTCTGCGCCTCGATCCGCGCCCGCTGAAATCCGAGATCGCGGCGCATCTTTCGATGCTTGCGCAGGTGAGGGAACGGGCGTCGGAGTTTGACGTCATCCACTTCCACCTCAGCCACTTCCTGCATTTTTCCTTCTTCGAGGACATTGCGGAGCGGACGGTGACAACGCCGCATGGCAGGCTGGATTATGTCGACCTCGCACCCGCCTATGAGCGTTTCCCGCGCTTTCCCCTGATTTCCATTTCGCACAGCCAGAAGGCAGGCCTTGCCAAGGCTAACTGGTTGGCGGCGATCCACCACGGACTGCCGACCGGTATCTACGAGCCGACTTTCGAGACGAAGGCAGAGGAGCCCTACCTTGCCTTCCTCGGCCGGTTCTCACGCGACAAGCGCCCGGATCGCGCCATCGAGATCGCCCTGCGCTCGGGGCTCAAGCTGAAGCTTGCGGCCAAGATCGGCGACGACGATCGCGCCTATTTCCATGAGGTGGTCGAGCCGATGATCGACGGCGATCGCATCGTCTATGTCGGCGAGATCGAGGAAGACCAGAAGGCGGAATTTCTCGGCAAGGCGGCCGGCCTGCTGTTTCCGATCGACTGGCCGGAGCCGTTCGGCCTTGTCGCCATCGAGGCAATGGCCTGCGGCACGCCGGTGATCGCGTGGAATTGCGGTGCGCTGCCCGAGATCATCGATCATGGCGTCACCGGTTTCATCGCGGAGTCCGTGGATGGCGCCGTCGCCACGGTGCCTGATTTGCTGCAGCTCGACAGGCGAAAGGTGAGGGCCGTTTTCGAAAAGCGGTTTTCCGCCAGAAGAATGGCCGGCGACTATCTGGCCGCCTATGCGCGCCTGATCGGCGTCCCGAGCGAGGCGAAGGCGTCGTGA
- a CDS encoding amylo-alpha-1,6-glucosidase encodes MAQLDERQLDPAVALASLDATAPREPHRLFALKQGDCFVVADAYGDIRGAGDGFFRDDTRVLSEFRLTVGGRQTSLLGASLSQDNVLFTTNLTNLPMQSAAGRDIPQGAIHVERVRLLWQDRLFERITLSNYSRETSTIGVSLHFAADFRDMFEVRGSTRLRRGMAHLAEMDATSVLLRYDGLDGLARASAISFSQAPDHLTADRADFLIAVTKRSSTILYVEVGPELSDAPDRDRFRAAAARARFGMRAKRRHGATVHSSGRVFNDWVERARADVALLTTELATGPYPYAGIPWFSTAFGRDGVISALQMLWLNPGLARGVLAFLAQHQATETSPFSDSQPGKIMHETRKGEMAALRELPFGRYYGGVDTTPLYIHLACAYADRTGDMAFIDSLWPSLCAAAEWTEEAGRETGFVTYQRAAESGLANQGWKDSFDSVFHADGRIPKGPIALVEVQGYVFAAFRGLAKLARRRGEDEKADHWEDRAEAMRVAVERDFWLDDLGFYALAIDGEGEPCKVRTSNAGHLLLVGLPEPARAQMVADQLLSASFHSGWGLRTLADDAVFFNPMSYHNGSIWPHDTALCGAGLARYGERESVVRLMSGTFESAVHFNMRLPELFCGFTRAPGEAPIAYPVACLPQAWSAGSAFMLMQACLGLEIDGWDGEIRVTRPRLPIGIDTLTLRHLGVGDRVVDLTFQRVGDRVVAFLADRHEGLVPLIVRT; translated from the coding sequence ATGGCCCAACTCGATGAGCGCCAGCTCGATCCCGCCGTAGCCCTTGCATCGCTCGACGCAACCGCGCCTCGCGAGCCGCACCGGCTGTTTGCGCTCAAGCAGGGCGACTGTTTTGTCGTTGCCGATGCCTATGGCGACATACGCGGCGCCGGCGACGGTTTCTTCCGCGACGACACTCGCGTGCTCTCCGAATTCCGGCTGACCGTCGGCGGGCGGCAGACATCGTTGCTTGGCGCCTCGCTCAGTCAGGACAATGTGCTGTTCACCACCAATTTGACCAATCTGCCGATGCAAAGTGCCGCCGGTCGCGACATTCCGCAGGGCGCGATCCATGTCGAACGCGTCAGGCTGCTCTGGCAGGACAGGCTGTTCGAACGCATCACACTTTCCAACTACAGCCGGGAAACCTCGACGATCGGCGTTTCCCTGCACTTTGCCGCCGATTTCCGCGACATGTTCGAAGTGCGCGGCTCGACACGGCTGCGCCGTGGGATGGCCCATCTGGCCGAGATGGACGCGACGTCCGTGCTGCTACGCTATGATGGGTTGGACGGGCTGGCGCGCGCATCGGCGATATCGTTCTCGCAAGCACCCGACCATCTGACAGCCGACCGCGCCGATTTCCTGATCGCCGTCACCAAGCGCAGCAGCACCATTCTCTATGTCGAGGTCGGTCCCGAGTTGTCGGATGCGCCCGATCGCGACCGTTTCCGCGCCGCTGCCGCCCGGGCGCGCTTTGGTATGCGGGCCAAGCGCCGCCATGGCGCGACAGTGCACAGTTCGGGCCGCGTCTTCAACGACTGGGTCGAGCGCGCCCGCGCCGACGTCGCGCTGCTGACCACCGAGCTTGCGACCGGACCCTATCCCTATGCAGGCATCCCCTGGTTCTCGACGGCGTTCGGCCGTGACGGCGTCATCTCGGCGCTGCAGATGCTGTGGCTCAATCCGGGCCTGGCGCGAGGCGTGCTGGCCTTCCTGGCCCAGCATCAGGCGACGGAGACGTCGCCGTTCAGCGATTCGCAGCCGGGCAAGATCATGCACGAGACGCGCAAGGGCGAGATGGCGGCGCTGCGCGAGCTTCCTTTCGGCCGCTACTATGGCGGCGTCGATACGACGCCGCTCTATATCCATCTCGCCTGCGCCTATGCCGATCGGACCGGCGACATGGCGTTCATCGACAGCCTGTGGCCGTCGCTGTGCGCCGCGGCCGAATGGACGGAGGAGGCGGGCCGCGAGACCGGCTTCGTGACCTACCAGCGAGCCGCCGAGTCCGGACTCGCCAACCAGGGATGGAAGGACAGTTTCGATTCCGTCTTTCACGCCGACGGCCGCATTCCCAAGGGTCCGATCGCGCTGGTCGAAGTGCAAGGCTATGTCTTTGCCGCCTTTCGGGGGCTGGCCAAGCTTGCCCGCCGCCGTGGCGAAGACGAGAAAGCCGATCACTGGGAGGACCGCGCGGAGGCCATGCGGGTGGCTGTGGAACGCGACTTCTGGCTCGACGACCTCGGCTTCTATGCCCTGGCGATCGACGGTGAAGGCGAGCCCTGCAAGGTTCGGACCTCGAATGCGGGCCATCTGCTCCTTGTCGGATTGCCCGAGCCGGCACGCGCGCAGATGGTCGCCGACCAGCTGCTTTCCGCCTCCTTCCATTCCGGCTGGGGGCTGAGGACGCTTGCCGATGATGCCGTGTTCTTCAACCCGATGTCGTACCACAATGGCTCGATCTGGCCGCATGACACCGCCCTATGCGGTGCCGGCCTGGCGCGTTATGGCGAGCGTGAAAGCGTGGTCCGTCTGATGAGCGGCACGTTCGAATCCGCCGTCCATTTCAACATGCGGTTGCCCGAACTGTTCTGTGGTTTTACCCGCGCGCCGGGCGAAGCACCGATCGCCTATCCGGTCGCCTGCCTGCCGCAAGCGTGGTCGGCGGGCTCCGCCTTCATGCTGATGCAGGCCTGCCTTGGCCTTGAAATAGACGGCTGGGATGGGGAAATCCGCGTCACCCGTCCCAGGCTGCCGATCGGCATCGACACACTCACGCTTCGCCATTTAGGCGTCGGCGATAGAGTGGTCGATCTCACCTTCCAGCGCGTCGGCGACCGGGTCGTCGCTTTCCTCGCCGATCGCCATGAAGGGCTGGTGCCGCTCATCGTCAGAACATGA
- a CDS encoding helix-turn-helix domain-containing protein yields the protein METQPHSVPTHSAEDSRRRELGAFLRSRRERLTPSATGIATGLRRRTPGLRREEVAMIAGVGTTWYTWLEQGREVRPSVEVLTALAEALRLDAAEKQHLFILANRQQPERRAVAPEKVDGPLLHMLQSLVLQPAYVVGRRWDVLAWNPAAVAVFGDYGLLEGDARNIVHMVFTNPHHRRLLVDWEELARTVLASFRAASARYVGDPDFERLIELMTRSSPEFRSWWPQRDVAHRLSGVKHVRHPSAGAMTFEHMSLSIGDGSDMKLIVYTPLAEQNSVAKLQTLLDELPAERRSA from the coding sequence ATGGAGACCCAACCCCACTCGGTCCCGACACACTCCGCTGAAGACAGCCGCCGGCGCGAACTCGGCGCCTTCCTGCGCTCGCGCCGCGAAAGGCTGACGCCCTCGGCCACCGGCATCGCCACCGGTCTCAGGCGGCGTACGCCCGGCTTGCGGCGCGAGGAGGTGGCGATGATCGCCGGCGTCGGCACGACCTGGTACACATGGCTGGAGCAGGGGCGGGAGGTCAGGCCTTCGGTCGAGGTGCTGACGGCGCTCGCCGAAGCACTGCGCCTCGACGCAGCCGAAAAACAGCATCTGTTCATCCTCGCCAACCGCCAGCAGCCGGAGCGCCGTGCCGTGGCGCCGGAAAAAGTCGACGGCCCGTTGCTGCATATGTTGCAGAGCCTGGTGCTGCAGCCGGCCTATGTGGTCGGGCGGCGCTGGGACGTGCTGGCCTGGAACCCGGCGGCGGTGGCGGTGTTCGGCGATTATGGCCTGCTGGAGGGTGATGCCCGCAACATCGTCCATATGGTGTTCACCAATCCGCACCACCGGCGCCTGCTGGTCGACTGGGAGGAATTGGCGCGCACGGTGCTGGCCTCGTTCCGCGCCGCGAGCGCCCGGTATGTCGGCGATCCGGATTTCGAGCGGCTGATCGAGTTGATGACGCGCTCGAGCCCGGAGTTCCGCAGCTGGTGGCCGCAGCGCGACGTCGCGCACCGATTGTCGGGGGTGAAGCATGTCCGGCACCCGAGCGCGGGCGCCATGACCTTCGAGCATATGAGCCTGTCGATCGGCGACGGCTCCGACATGAAGCTGATCGTCTACACACCGCTCGCCGAGCAGAACTCGGTCGCCAAGCTGCAGACATTGCTGGATGAACTGCCGGCCGAGCGACGCAGCGCTTGA
- a CDS encoding DoxX family protein: MPADLPSTLLFLGRLLLGGAFVFAGLRNIQNEAFLTQLMAARGAPQARLALWLGIVLQVAAGVLVTAGLWTAFAAAVLLVFLIVATPMFHNFWDHQGPDRGSRINGFVGNVALSGGFLTLIAQSA; this comes from the coding sequence ATGCCTGCCGATTTGCCTTCGACCTTGTTGTTTCTCGGCCGCCTTTTGCTCGGCGGCGCCTTTGTCTTCGCCGGCCTGCGCAACATCCAGAACGAGGCCTTCCTGACCCAGCTGATGGCCGCGCGCGGCGCGCCGCAGGCACGGTTGGCGCTGTGGCTCGGCATCGTGCTTCAGGTCGCCGCCGGTGTGCTGGTCACCGCCGGATTGTGGACGGCATTCGCGGCCGCGGTGCTGCTGGTGTTCCTGATCGTCGCCACGCCGATGTTCCACAATTTCTGGGACCATCAGGGTCCCGACCGCGGCTCGCGCATCAACGGCTTCGTCGGCAATGTCGCCCTGAGCGGTGGCTTTCTGACGCTGATCGCGCAGTCTGCTTGA
- a CDS encoding TetR/AcrR family transcriptional regulator has protein sequence MTTSTDAPRRTRIQQEKRELILEAALEVFSTNGFRGSTIDQIAEAAGMSKPNLLYYFRRKEDIHETLMQRLLDTWLAPLRELDDIGDPMTELRSYIRRKLEMARDFPRESRLFANEILQGAPRIMPLLAGELKTLVDEKATVIKGWMRAGKIAKTDPWHLIFSIWATTQHYADFDVQVRAVLGPNRGGEGRFEDAARFLEQLFLDGLKPKG, from the coding sequence GTGACCACCAGCACGGACGCCCCTCGTCGCACCCGCATCCAGCAGGAAAAGCGCGAACTCATCCTGGAGGCGGCGCTCGAGGTCTTCTCCACCAACGGCTTCCGTGGCTCGACCATCGATCAGATCGCCGAAGCCGCCGGCATGTCGAAGCCGAACCTGCTCTATTATTTCCGCCGCAAGGAAGACATCCACGAGACGTTGATGCAGCGCCTGCTCGACACCTGGCTGGCGCCACTCAGGGAACTCGACGATATCGGCGACCCCATGACGGAACTCAGGAGCTACATCAGGCGCAAGCTGGAGATGGCGCGCGACTTTCCACGCGAGAGCCGGCTGTTCGCCAACGAGATCCTGCAAGGCGCGCCGCGCATCATGCCGCTGCTGGCCGGCGAACTGAAGACGCTGGTCGACGAGAAGGCGACCGTCATCAAGGGCTGGATGCGCGCCGGCAAGATCGCCAAGACCGATCCGTGGCACCTGATCTTCTCGATCTGGGCGACGACACAGCATTATGCCGATTTCGACGTCCAGGTCCGCGCCGTGCTCGGGCCGAACCGCGGTGGCGAAGGCCGCTTCGAGGATGCGGCAAGATTTCTCGAGCAATTGTTCTTGGATGGGCTGAAGCCGAAGGGGTAA
- a CDS encoding Rrf2 family transcriptional regulator yields the protein MKLGEGVEAAIHCAAMLAGVEGNSTMPASAMAESFGLSPSYLLKHLNMLSAERILESVPGPAGGYRLARPAERITLLDIVLAVEGREPAFRCGEIRQRGPVRLDASAYVKPCGINAAMLKAERAYRAALAETKLSDIVATYAAEGDPRSLAASCAFVERHQRSQKSS from the coding sequence ATGAAGCTGGGCGAGGGCGTCGAAGCAGCCATCCATTGCGCTGCCATGCTGGCTGGCGTCGAGGGCAACAGCACCATGCCTGCCTCCGCCATGGCGGAGTCCTTCGGACTGTCGCCGAGCTATCTGCTCAAGCATCTCAACATGCTGAGCGCCGAGCGCATCCTGGAATCGGTTCCAGGGCCGGCAGGTGGCTATCGGTTGGCGCGGCCGGCCGAGCGCATCACGCTGCTCGACATCGTGCTGGCCGTCGAGGGCCGCGAGCCGGCCTTCCGCTGCGGCGAGATCCGCCAGCGCGGTCCCGTGAGACTCGATGCGTCGGCCTATGTGAAGCCCTGCGGCATCAACGCCGCGATGCTGAAGGCCGAGCGCGCCTATCGGGCCGCGCTCGCCGAGACCAAGCTGTCCGATATCGTGGCCACTTATGCGGCAGAAGGCGATCCGAGGTCGCTTGCCGCGAGCTGCGCCTTCGTCGAGCGCCACCAGCGGTCGCAGAAATCCAGTTAA
- the preA gene encoding NAD-dependent dihydropyrimidine dehydrogenase subunit PreA produces the protein MADIRNNFVGIKSPNPFWLASAPPTDKAYNVIRAFKAGWGGVVWKTLGEEGPPVVNVNGPRYGAIWGADRRLLGLNNIELITDRDLQVNLREIKQVKKDWPDRAIVVSLMVPCVEEAWKAILPVVEETEADGIELNFGCPHGMSERGMGAAVGQVPEYIEMVVRWCKQNTRMPVITKLTPNITDVRKPARAAHAGGTDAVSLINTINSITGVDLDSFAPQPTIDGKGSHGGYCGPAVKPIAMNMVAEIARDPETQGLPISGIGGITTWRDAAEFMALGAGNVQVCTAAMTYGFKIVQEMIAGLENWMDEKGHASLDDIVGRATPNVTDWQYLNLNYIAKARIDQDACIKCGRCHIACEDTSHQAITSMVDGVRHFEVIEAECVGCNLCVNVCPVENCITMEPLAVGEMDQRTGKPVSPIYANWTTHPNNPMAKVAAE, from the coding sequence ATGGCTGACATCCGCAACAATTTCGTCGGCATCAAATCGCCCAATCCGTTCTGGCTGGCCTCGGCGCCGCCGACCGACAAGGCCTACAACGTCATCCGCGCCTTCAAGGCCGGCTGGGGCGGCGTGGTGTGGAAGACGCTGGGCGAGGAAGGCCCGCCGGTGGTCAACGTCAACGGTCCGCGCTACGGCGCAATCTGGGGCGCCGACCGCCGACTGCTCGGCCTCAACAACATCGAGCTGATCACCGACCGCGACCTGCAGGTCAACCTGCGCGAGATCAAGCAGGTCAAGAAGGACTGGCCCGACCGCGCCATCGTCGTCTCGCTGATGGTGCCCTGCGTCGAGGAAGCCTGGAAGGCGATCCTGCCGGTGGTCGAGGAGACGGAAGCCGACGGCATCGAGCTCAATTTCGGCTGCCCGCACGGCATGTCGGAGCGCGGCATGGGTGCCGCCGTAGGTCAGGTGCCGGAATACATCGAAATGGTGGTGCGCTGGTGCAAGCAGAACACCCGCATGCCGGTCATCACCAAGCTGACGCCCAACATCACCGATGTGCGCAAGCCCGCGCGCGCGGCACATGCCGGCGGCACCGATGCCGTGTCGCTGATCAACACCATCAACTCGATCACCGGCGTCGATCTCGACAGTTTCGCGCCGCAGCCGACCATTGACGGCAAGGGCTCGCATGGTGGCTATTGCGGCCCGGCGGTGAAGCCGATCGCCATGAACATGGTGGCAGAGATCGCGCGCGATCCGGAAACGCAGGGCCTGCCGATCTCCGGCATTGGCGGCATCACCACCTGGCGTGACGCTGCCGAATTCATGGCGCTCGGCGCCGGCAATGTGCAGGTCTGCACGGCGGCGATGACATACGGCTTCAAGATCGTGCAGGAGATGATCGCCGGCCTCGAAAACTGGATGGACGAGAAGGGTCATGCCTCGCTCGACGACATCGTCGGCCGCGCCACGCCCAACGTCACCGACTGGCAGTATCTCAACCTCAACTACATCGCCAAGGCGCGCATCGACCAGGACGCCTGCATCAAATGCGGCCGCTGCCACATCGCCTGCGAGGACACCTCGCACCAGGCAATCACCAGCATGGTCGACGGCGTCAGGCACTTCGAGGTCATCGAGGCAGAATGCGTCGGCTGCAATCTGTGCGTCAATGTCTGCCCGGTCGAGAACTGCATCACCATGGAGCCGCTGGCCGTCGGCGAGATGGACCAGCGCACCGGCAAGCCGGTGTCGCCGATCTATGCCAACTGGACGACGCACCCGAACAACCCGATGGCCAAGGTGGCGGCGGAGTAG
- a CDS encoding SDR family NAD(P)-dependent oxidoreductase, translating into MELKDKTILITGSTDGVGRVVAQQLGAAGARVLVHGRDATRGKAVVTEIEAAGGKAELLVADLSSLAEVLRLAEAVRARTNRLDILVNNAGIGTAGQGAKRQVSADGYELRFAVNYLAGFLLTSELLPLLKASAPARIVNVASAGQQAIDFSDVMLTHGYSGVRAYCQSKLAQILFTVDLAEQLKGTSVTVNALHPASYMNTTMVRQAGVTPWSSVETGADAILNLATSPALDGRTGLYFDGLRESRADAQAYDAKARQQLRALSLDLVGPASPTSKEQHS; encoded by the coding sequence ATGGAACTCAAAGACAAGACAATCCTCATCACCGGCTCGACCGACGGGGTTGGCCGCGTCGTCGCGCAACAGCTCGGCGCCGCCGGCGCCCGTGTGCTGGTGCATGGCCGCGATGCGACGCGCGGCAAGGCCGTTGTTACCGAGATCGAAGCCGCCGGCGGCAAGGCCGAGCTTCTGGTCGCCGACCTCTCTTCGCTGGCCGAAGTGCTGCGGCTTGCCGAAGCGGTGCGTGCCCGGACGAACCGGCTCGACATCCTCGTCAACAATGCCGGCATCGGCACAGCGGGCCAAGGAGCCAAAAGGCAGGTCAGCGCCGACGGCTACGAACTGCGCTTCGCGGTCAATTATCTCGCCGGTTTCCTGCTTACATCGGAGCTTCTGCCATTGCTGAAGGCGAGCGCTCCGGCGCGCATCGTCAATGTCGCCTCGGCGGGGCAGCAGGCGATCGATTTCAGCGATGTCATGCTGACCCACGGCTACAGTGGCGTGCGCGCCTACTGCCAGAGCAAGCTGGCGCAGATCCTGTTCACCGTCGATTTGGCGGAGCAGCTGAAAGGCACCAGCGTCACCGTCAACGCGCTGCATCCGGCGAGCTACATGAACACCACCATGGTCCGGCAGGCCGGCGTGACACCATGGAGCTCGGTCGAAACCGGCGCCGACGCCATCCTCAACCTCGCGACATCGCCGGCGCTGGACGGGCGCACCGGCCTCTATTTCGATGGCCTGCGGGAATCTCGAGCCGATGCCCAGGCCTATGACGCCAAGGCAAGGCAACAGTTGCGAGCCTTGAGTCTCGATCTCGTCGGCCCGGCCTCCCCCACATCGAAGGAACAGCATTCATGA
- the otsB gene encoding trehalose-phosphatase, protein MRKPQTVLTGEWALFLDIDGTLLEHAEHPDAVLVSDELRDLLQGLDHKLNGALAFITGRSVAAVDQLFQPLKLRAAGLYGLEHRLQPDDDVEVAGEPADIAALADEIEAELGREAFIERKGRVLAIHTRAAPHLLARATQLVEQALASLPKGYRVVAGNAGVELLPLEAAKGAAIRRFMDIAPFVGRRPVFLGDDTPDENGFEAINDAGGLSIRIKPAAHTAARYGLAGVAETLAWLRGQL, encoded by the coding sequence ATGCGGAAACCGCAGACTGTGCTGACCGGCGAATGGGCGTTGTTCCTCGACATCGACGGCACCCTGCTGGAACATGCCGAACACCCGGACGCCGTCTTGGTCAGCGACGAGCTTCGCGACTTGCTGCAAGGCCTGGATCACAAGCTGAACGGGGCATTGGCCTTCATCACGGGTCGCTCCGTTGCGGCGGTGGACCAGCTGTTTCAGCCTTTGAAGCTGCGCGCGGCCGGGCTTTATGGCCTGGAACACAGGCTCCAGCCGGACGACGATGTCGAAGTCGCGGGAGAGCCGGCGGATATCGCAGCGCTTGCCGACGAGATCGAGGCAGAGCTTGGTCGTGAGGCCTTTATCGAGCGCAAGGGACGAGTGCTGGCCATTCACACGCGCGCTGCCCCGCATCTGCTTGCGCGCGCAACGCAGCTCGTCGAGCAGGCGCTGGCCAGTCTGCCCAAGGGCTACCGGGTGGTTGCGGGCAATGCCGGTGTGGAGCTGCTGCCGCTCGAGGCCGCCAAGGGCGCCGCGATCCGGCGTTTCATGGACATCGCGCCATTCGTAGGTCGCCGCCCGGTCTTCCTCGGCGACGACACGCCTGACGAAAACGGCTTCGAAGCCATCAATGATGCCGGCGGCCTATCGATCCGGATCAAACCGGCAGCGCATACTGCCGCGCGGTACGGGCTTGCCGGCGTTGCCGAGACGCTCGCCTGGCTGAGAGGTCAACTCTAG
- a CDS encoding carboxymuconolactone decarboxylase family protein, which yields MKQRLQFFAKAPEIMKAVSALNKAVDECGLEVGLLHLIKLRASQINGCSFCVEMHSREARRDGETEQRLYLVSAWKESPLFSERERAALAWTEAVTLIANNGVPDELYARTLEHFSEEELVKLSVALGMINTWNRLCIPFQAIHPMPAAKAA from the coding sequence ATGAAACAGAGGCTGCAATTTTTCGCCAAGGCGCCGGAAATCATGAAGGCGGTGTCGGCGCTCAACAAGGCGGTCGACGAATGCGGGCTCGAGGTTGGCCTGCTGCACCTGATCAAGCTCAGGGCCTCGCAGATCAATGGCTGCTCGTTCTGCGTCGAGATGCATAGCCGCGAGGCGAGGCGCGACGGCGAGACCGAACAACGGCTCTATCTGGTTTCGGCGTGGAAGGAATCGCCGCTGTTTTCCGAGCGCGAACGCGCCGCCTTGGCGTGGACCGAGGCCGTCACCCTGATCGCCAACAATGGCGTGCCGGACGAACTCTATGCGCGCACGCTCGAGCATTTCTCGGAGGAGGAACTGGTCAAGCTGTCCGTTGCGCTCGGCATGATCAACACCTGGAACCGGCTGTGCATCCCCTTCCAGGCCATTCATCCGATGCCGGCGGCCAAGGCCGCCTGA